The proteins below come from a single Kitasatospora sp. NBC_00315 genomic window:
- a CDS encoding MFS transporter, which yields MTAAAVPETEPEPGAATAADRRRWLALAVVMTASFMDLVDVTIVNIAIPSIQQDTGASFSAVQWVTGGYALAFAIGLITGGRLGDIYGRKRLFLIGIGGFTLASALCGLAVGPEMLVATRILQGATAALMVPQVLSIIHSTFPAHERGKVFGMFGAVVGLGAVSGPMIGALLTEWDILGLHWRPIFLINLPVGVAGLLLGRRFISESRAEKALRLDLVGMALASVGLLMVIYPLTHGREAGWPLWGHLSMVGSLPVFALFVRYEQAKTRRDGSPLVELSLFRVKSFAAGIGVQLTFGIVTGIFFLVWTLYMQVGLGWSALRAGSTGIPFSIAVSAAAGMSVQKLVPRFGRKVLQAGALVMAAGVLLYIGEAHRYGVGIQPWQMALPLVVMGAGMGLIVAPITEAILSEVPREHAGSASGLINTTGQLGTALGLGLVSVAFFGAMDDHVAPEAVGAAFTVAFTHALWWVVGVLAVVFALMFALPKRPAGPEAAGSVDPDGTAQVERQPVLVP from the coding sequence ATGACCGCCGCAGCAGTGCCCGAGACCGAGCCGGAACCCGGAGCCGCGACGGCGGCCGATCGGCGCCGCTGGCTCGCGCTCGCCGTGGTGATGACCGCCTCCTTCATGGACCTGGTCGACGTCACCATCGTCAACATCGCGATCCCCAGCATCCAGCAGGACACCGGCGCCTCGTTCAGCGCCGTCCAGTGGGTGACCGGCGGTTACGCCCTCGCCTTCGCGATCGGACTGATCACCGGCGGCAGGCTGGGCGACATCTACGGCCGCAAGCGGCTGTTCCTGATCGGGATCGGCGGCTTCACCCTCGCGTCCGCGCTCTGCGGTCTGGCCGTCGGGCCCGAGATGCTGGTCGCCACCCGCATCCTGCAGGGCGCCACGGCCGCGCTGATGGTGCCCCAGGTGCTGTCCATCATCCACAGCACCTTCCCCGCGCACGAGCGCGGCAAGGTCTTCGGCATGTTCGGCGCGGTCGTCGGCCTCGGCGCAGTCTCCGGGCCGATGATCGGCGCACTGCTGACGGAGTGGGACATCCTCGGGCTGCACTGGCGGCCGATCTTCCTGATCAACCTCCCGGTCGGCGTCGCCGGCCTGCTGCTCGGTCGCAGGTTCATCTCCGAGTCCAGGGCCGAGAAGGCGCTCCGCCTCGATCTGGTCGGCATGGCGCTGGCCAGCGTGGGCCTGCTGATGGTGATCTACCCGCTGACCCACGGCCGCGAGGCGGGCTGGCCGCTCTGGGGCCACCTGTCGATGGTGGGCAGCCTGCCGGTGTTCGCGCTGTTCGTCCGGTACGAGCAGGCGAAGACCCGGCGGGACGGCTCGCCGCTGGTGGAGCTGTCGCTGTTCCGGGTGAAGAGCTTCGCGGCCGGCATCGGCGTGCAGCTGACCTTCGGGATCGTCACCGGCATCTTCTTCCTGGTCTGGACGCTCTACATGCAGGTCGGGCTCGGCTGGAGCGCGCTGCGGGCCGGCAGCACCGGCATCCCGTTCTCGATCGCCGTCTCGGCCGCCGCCGGGATGTCCGTCCAGAAGCTCGTCCCGCGGTTCGGGCGCAAGGTGCTGCAGGCCGGCGCGCTGGTGATGGCGGCGGGCGTGCTGCTCTACATCGGGGAGGCCCACCGCTACGGGGTCGGGATCCAGCCCTGGCAGATGGCGTTGCCGCTGGTCGTGATGGGTGCGGGCATGGGGCTGATCGTCGCCCCGATCACCGAGGCCATCCTCTCCGAGGTGCCGCGCGAGCACGCCGGATCGGCCTCGGGGCTGATCAACACCACCGGACAGCTCGGCACGGCGCTCGGCCTCGGCCTGGTCTCGGTGGCCTTCTTCGGGGCGATGGACGACCACGTCGCGCCGGAGGCCGTCGGCGCGGCCTTCACCGTTGCCTTCACGCACGCGCTCTGGTGGGTCGTCGGGGTGCTCGCGGTGGTCTTCGCGCTGATGTTCGCCCTGCCGAAGCGGCCCGCCGGGCCCGAGGCGGCCGGGTCGGTCGACCCGGACGGCACCGCGCAGGTCGAGCGGCAGCCGGTGCTCGTCCCCTGA
- the tadA gene encoding tRNA adenosine(34) deaminase TadA gives MQSVPQIAPLPAPVRPDPVRDRWTAQMRLAIAEAALAPASGDVPVGALVLGPDGALLGRGHNEREAVGDPTAHAEVVAIREAATALGEWRLSGCTLVVTLEPCTMCAGAIVLSRIDRVVYGALDEKAGAAGSLFDVMRDRRLNHRPEVVPGVLADECGRQLRDFFDGHRPGPGQRIS, from the coding sequence ATGCAGTCCGTCCCGCAGATCGCCCCGCTGCCCGCACCCGTCCGCCCCGACCCGGTCCGCGACCGCTGGACGGCGCAGATGCGCCTCGCCATCGCCGAGGCCGCTCTCGCGCCGGCCTCCGGTGACGTACCGGTCGGGGCCCTGGTGCTGGGACCCGACGGGGCCCTCCTCGGACGCGGCCACAACGAGCGCGAAGCGGTCGGCGACCCGACCGCCCACGCCGAGGTGGTCGCCATCCGCGAGGCCGCCACGGCCCTCGGCGAGTGGCGGCTGAGCGGCTGCACGCTGGTGGTCACCCTGGAGCCCTGCACCATGTGCGCGGGCGCCATCGTGCTGTCCCGGATCGACCGGGTCGTCTACGGCGCGCTCGACGAGAAGGCCGGCGCGGCCGGTTCGCTCTTCGACGTCATGCGCGACCGGCGGCTCAACCACCGGCCCGAGGTCGTCCCGGGCGTGCTCGCGGACGAGTGCGGCAGGCAGCTGCGCGATTTCTTCGACGGTCACCGCCCCGGACCCGGCCAAAGGATTTCGTGA
- the upp gene encoding uracil phosphoribosyltransferase, with translation MRIHVVDHPLVAHKLSTLRDERTDSPTFRRLTDELVTLLAYEATRDVRTEEVEVTTPVAVTTGTRLSYPRPLVVPILRAGLGMLDGMTRLLPTAEVGFLGMVRNEETLEASTYATRMPDDLSGRQVYVLDPMLATGGTLVAAIRMLIDRGATDVTAVVLLAAPEGVAVMEKELAGLPVTIVTAAVDQRLNENGYIVPGLGDAGDRLYGTAG, from the coding sequence ATGCGGATCCACGTCGTCGACCACCCCCTGGTCGCCCACAAGCTCTCCACCCTGCGCGACGAGCGCACCGACTCACCGACCTTCCGTCGCCTCACCGACGAGCTGGTCACCCTGCTCGCGTACGAGGCGACCCGGGACGTCCGCACCGAGGAGGTGGAGGTCACCACTCCGGTCGCGGTCACCACCGGTACCCGGCTGAGCTATCCCCGCCCGCTGGTCGTCCCGATCCTGCGGGCGGGCCTGGGCATGCTGGACGGGATGACCCGGCTGCTGCCGACCGCCGAGGTCGGCTTCCTGGGCATGGTGCGCAACGAGGAGACCCTGGAGGCCTCCACGTACGCGACCCGGATGCCCGACGACCTCTCCGGCCGCCAGGTGTACGTCCTGGACCCGATGCTGGCGACCGGCGGCACGCTGGTGGCGGCGATCCGGATGCTGATCGACCGGGGCGCCACCGACGTCACCGCGGTCGTGCTGCTGGCGGCGCCGGAGGGCGTCGCGGTGATGGAGAAGGAGCTGGCCGGTCTGCCGGTCACCATCGTCACCGCCGCGGTCGACCAGCGCCTCAACGAGAACGGCTACATCGTCCCGGGCCTCGGCGACGCCGGCGACCGGCTCTACGGCACGGCGGGCTGA
- a CDS encoding RNA polymerase sigma factor SigF yields MLPPATPPAATPPATTTATAAETPAGPSQDELVAALFGPAGELKPGGGRPAVDVRTLTRVLFERLSELPPDAPERGRVRAALIEVNIPLVRYAATRFRSRNEPMEDVVQVGTIGLINAIDRFDPSRGVQFPTYALPTILGEIKRYFRDNVRTMHVPRRLQELWVQVSGAMEELTVTHGRTPKVPEIAASLRIPEEDVRACLDAGRAYNAASLEAAQEHEGGLALLDRLGYEDSALAEVEHRDMVRHLLVQLPERERRIIMLRFFANLTQSQISNELGMSQMHVSRLLSRILSRLRTGNSWED; encoded by the coding sequence GTGCTGCCGCCCGCCACGCCGCCGGCCGCCACGCCGCCGGCCACGACCACCGCGACCGCCGCCGAGACTCCCGCCGGTCCCTCGCAGGACGAACTGGTGGCCGCCCTCTTCGGGCCCGCCGGGGAGCTCAAGCCCGGCGGCGGACGGCCCGCCGTCGACGTCCGCACCCTCACCCGGGTGCTGTTCGAACGGCTCTCCGAACTGCCCCCCGACGCCCCGGAGCGCGGACGGGTCCGGGCCGCCCTGATCGAGGTCAACATCCCCCTGGTGCGGTACGCCGCCACCCGCTTCCGCAGTCGCAACGAGCCGATGGAGGACGTGGTCCAGGTCGGCACCATCGGCCTGATCAACGCGATCGACCGGTTCGACCCGAGCCGGGGCGTGCAGTTCCCGACCTACGCGCTGCCGACCATCCTCGGCGAGATCAAGCGCTACTTCCGCGACAACGTCCGGACCATGCACGTCCCCCGCCGGCTCCAGGAGCTCTGGGTCCAGGTCAGCGGCGCCATGGAGGAGCTGACGGTGACCCACGGCCGGACACCGAAGGTCCCGGAGATCGCCGCCAGCCTGCGCATCCCCGAGGAGGACGTCCGGGCCTGCCTGGACGCCGGGCGGGCGTACAACGCGGCCTCGCTGGAGGCGGCGCAGGAGCACGAGGGCGGCCTGGCCCTGCTCGACCGGCTCGGCTACGAGGACTCCGCACTGGCCGAGGTCGAGCACCGCGACATGGTCCGTCACCTCCTGGTCCAGCTGCCGGAGCGGGAGCGGCGGATCATCATGCTGCGGTTCTTCGCCAATCTGACCCAGTCCCAGATCAGCAACGAGCTGGGGATGTCGCAGATGCACGTCTCCCGGCTGCTCTCGCGGATCCTGTCCAGGCTTCGAACCGGGAATTCCTGGGAAGACTGA
- a CDS encoding tyrosine-protein phosphatase: protein MTEQQTEIAGPAMTVSVTTEPAFDDRPAGGPETARSLGLHGAANARDLGGYRTADGRVLRHGAALRSDGLNRLTDADLAALAGHGLRHVVDLRSLDEVRQAGPDRVLGLPVAEIAATELSATALTVGPDTPDGVTLHHLPVFAADFDIYVALRDALADRSHEKQHALLGDGRAAAMMVGLYRWFVTDPVARERFATVLRLLAAPDGAPLLFHCSAGKDRTGWTAAILLTALGVDRDTVFADYLLTNERSAAVVENILDSFGTRGLMREPALLLPVFRADRGYLEAAYEEVARGWASFGDFWRDGLGLDDEVLAGLRANLLAD from the coding sequence GTGACCGAGCAGCAGACCGAGATCGCCGGGCCCGCAATGACCGTGTCGGTCACGACCGAACCGGCCTTCGACGACCGGCCCGCCGGCGGTCCGGAGACCGCGCGCAGCCTCGGCCTGCACGGCGCCGCCAACGCCCGCGATCTCGGCGGCTACCGGACGGCCGACGGCCGGGTGCTGCGGCACGGCGCCGCTCTGCGCAGTGACGGCCTGAACCGGCTCACCGACGCCGACCTCGCCGCCCTCGCTGGGCACGGCCTGCGCCACGTCGTCGACCTGCGCAGCCTGGACGAGGTCCGCCAGGCGGGCCCGGACCGCGTCCTCGGCCTGCCGGTCGCCGAGATCGCCGCCACCGAGCTCTCCGCCACCGCGCTCACCGTCGGGCCCGACACCCCCGACGGCGTCACCCTGCACCACCTGCCGGTCTTCGCCGCCGACTTCGACATCTACGTCGCCCTGCGCGACGCCCTGGCGGACCGCAGCCACGAGAAGCAGCACGCACTGCTCGGCGACGGCCGGGCCGCCGCGATGATGGTCGGCCTCTACCGCTGGTTCGTCACCGACCCGGTCGCCCGGGAGCGCTTCGCCACCGTGCTGCGCCTGCTCGCCGCCCCCGACGGCGCGCCGCTGCTCTTCCACTGCTCGGCCGGCAAGGACCGCACCGGCTGGACCGCCGCGATCCTGCTCACCGCGCTCGGGGTGGACCGTGACACCGTCTTCGCCGACTACCTGCTCACCAACGAGCGTTCCGCGGCGGTGGTCGAGAACATCCTGGACAGCTTCGGCACCCGGGGCCTGATGCGGGAGCCCGCGCTCCTCCTGCCGGTCTTCCGTGCCGACCGCGGTTATCTGGAGGCCGCGTACGAGGAGGTCGCCCGCGGCTGGGCGTCCTTCGGCGACTTCTGGCGGGACGGCCTCGGCCTGGACGACGAGGTGCTGGCCGGACTGCGCGCCAACCTGCTGGCCGACTGA
- a CDS encoding RNA polymerase sigma factor SigF, translating to MSGDLGTAEIHDATTVVDRIPVQKGPEPPAAAPPVAATGGALDTRTLSRALFLRLAGLEAGSDEHTYVRDTLIELNLPLVRYASARFRSRNEPMEDIVQVGTIGLIKAIDRFDPERGVEFPTFAMPTVVGEIKRFFRDTSWSVRVPRRLQELRLALTKAGDELAQRLDRSPTVAELAVCLGVSEEDVVEGLAVGNAYTASSLDSSPGEEDGDGPLAERLGYEDLALEGVEYRESLKPLLAKLPPRERRIIMLRFFGNLTQSQIGEEIGISQMHVSRLLTKTLTQLREGLISER from the coding sequence ATGTCCGGAGACCTGGGCACTGCTGAGATCCACGACGCCACGACGGTGGTCGATCGGATCCCTGTCCAGAAGGGCCCGGAGCCGCCCGCGGCGGCCCCGCCCGTAGCGGCCACCGGCGGGGCCCTGGACACCCGTACGCTCTCCCGCGCGCTCTTCCTGCGGCTGGCCGGCCTGGAGGCCGGCAGCGACGAGCACACGTACGTCCGCGACACCCTGATCGAGCTCAACCTGCCGCTGGTCCGGTACGCCTCCGCGCGCTTCCGCAGCCGCAACGAGCCGATGGAGGACATCGTCCAGGTCGGCACGATCGGGCTGATCAAGGCGATCGACCGCTTCGACCCGGAGCGCGGGGTCGAGTTCCCGACCTTCGCGATGCCCACCGTGGTCGGCGAGATCAAGCGCTTCTTCCGCGACACCAGCTGGTCGGTCCGGGTGCCGCGGCGGCTCCAGGAGCTGCGGCTGGCGCTGACCAAGGCCGGCGACGAGCTGGCCCAGCGGCTCGACCGCTCCCCCACCGTCGCCGAGCTGGCCGTCTGCCTGGGCGTCAGCGAGGAGGACGTGGTCGAGGGCCTGGCGGTCGGCAACGCCTACACCGCGAGCTCGCTGGACTCCAGCCCCGGCGAGGAGGACGGCGACGGCCCGCTGGCCGAGCGGCTCGGCTACGAGGACCTCGCGCTGGAGGGCGTGGAGTACCGGGAGTCGCTCAAGCCGCTGCTGGCCAAGCTGCCGCCGCGTGAGCGCCGGATCATCATGCTGCGGTTCTTCGGCAACCTGACCCAGTCGCAGATCGGCGAGGAGATCGGCATCTCGCAGATGCACGTCTCCCGGCTGCTGACCAAGACGCTCACCCAGCTCCGCGAGGGCCTGATCAGCGAGAGGTGA
- a CDS encoding Dabb family protein — protein sequence MIRHLVLFKLNEGVRRDDEPVVAGVKAFEELGPLVPELREWECAWNITERDIAYDFAINSLVADRDALQSYIAHPAHQAAAGQWRTFATWVIADIEV from the coding sequence ATGATCCGGCACCTGGTCCTGTTCAAGCTCAACGAAGGCGTCCGCAGGGACGACGAGCCCGTCGTCGCCGGCGTCAAGGCCTTCGAGGAGCTCGGCCCACTCGTCCCCGAGCTGCGCGAGTGGGAGTGCGCCTGGAACATCACCGAGCGCGACATCGCCTACGACTTCGCGATCAACAGCCTCGTCGCCGACCGCGACGCGCTGCAGTCCTACATCGCCCATCCGGCCCACCAGGCCGCCGCCGGTCAGTGGCGGACGTTCGCCACCTGGGTGATTGCCGACATCGAGGTCTGA
- a CDS encoding rhomboid family intramembrane serine protease gives MASDDRSTASTLDPARMIADARRAFFLMIGVLAAVWLIQTANWAVDYRLTRDHGIRPQQLGRLADVFAAPFLHMNWHHLEGNSGPLFIFGFLAAYRGVRKFLGLTLLITVTSGAAVWLFQGENTLSVGASGVIYGYFGYVVLRGVFDRNLIDTLVGVVMGASFAYILTTAVPGTPGVSWLGHLGGLVGGLAGAWIFRDRAAGKAAGGPAQVPAQAAGPHAALLKELEDLGL, from the coding sequence ATGGCCTCGGACGACCGCAGCACCGCCTCCACCCTGGATCCCGCCCGCATGATCGCGGACGCGCGCAGGGCCTTCTTCCTGATGATCGGCGTGCTGGCGGCCGTCTGGCTGATCCAGACCGCCAACTGGGCGGTCGACTACCGGCTGACCCGGGACCACGGCATCCGCCCGCAGCAGCTGGGCCGGCTCGCGGACGTGTTCGCGGCGCCGTTCCTGCACATGAACTGGCACCACCTGGAGGGGAACTCCGGGCCGCTGTTCATCTTCGGCTTCCTGGCCGCGTACCGGGGCGTGCGCAAGTTCCTCGGCCTGACCCTGCTGATCACGGTGACCAGCGGAGCGGCCGTCTGGCTCTTCCAGGGCGAGAACACCCTCTCGGTCGGGGCGAGCGGCGTGATCTACGGCTACTTCGGTTACGTCGTCCTGCGCGGGGTCTTCGACCGGAACCTGATCGACACGCTGGTCGGCGTGGTGATGGGGGCGTCCTTCGCCTACATCCTCACCACTGCCGTACCGGGCACTCCGGGGGTGAGCTGGCTGGGCCACCTGGGCGGCCTGGTCGGCGGCCTGGCGGGCGCCTGGATCTTCCGCGACCGGGCGGCGGGGAAGGCCGCCGGCGGCCCCGCCCAGGTGCCCGCGCAGGCCGCCGGCCCGCACGCCGCCCTGCTGAAGGAGCTGGAGGACCTCGGCCTGTGA
- a CDS encoding YbhB/YbcL family Raf kinase inhibitor-like protein — protein MSARPPLPYEFLPQVPSFELTSSDITDGGVLPKEFAHGGGNLSPQLAWSGTPAGTRGFAVTCFDPDAPTGSGWWHWLALGLPADTTELARGAGSSDGSLPGEASFHARNDFPGHRYDGAAPPPGAPHRYAFAVHALDLPALDVTRDTPAAQIGFHITFHTLARAVITAEYSS, from the coding sequence GTGAGTGCCCGTCCGCCGCTTCCCTACGAATTCCTGCCGCAGGTGCCGTCCTTCGAGCTGACCAGCAGTGACATCACCGACGGCGGCGTGCTGCCGAAGGAGTTCGCCCACGGCGGCGGCAACCTCTCGCCGCAGCTGGCCTGGTCCGGTACGCCGGCGGGGACCCGCGGCTTCGCCGTGACCTGCTTCGACCCGGACGCCCCCACCGGCAGCGGCTGGTGGCACTGGCTGGCCCTCGGCCTGCCGGCCGACACCACGGAGCTGGCGCGCGGGGCCGGTTCCTCGGACGGCTCCCTGCCGGGCGAGGCCTCCTTCCACGCCCGCAACGACTTCCCCGGTCACCGGTACGACGGCGCCGCCCCGCCGCCCGGAGCTCCCCACCGTTACGCCTTCGCGGTGCACGCGCTGGACCTCCCGGCGCTGGACGTCACCCGCGACACCCCGGCCGCCCAGATCGGCTTCCACATCACCTTCCACACGCTGGCCCGCGCGGTGATCACGGCCGAGTACAGCTCCTGA
- a CDS encoding LytR C-terminal domain-containing protein: MLTPQGLKGKQYRVTGTAYPRLGRPPKKRRKILAAIGTLLALALIALGGVQLVDIFSGRFKHATAQACASPSAAVSGKPLAAPAADGTPGAAASPAAPVDPKAVPQPQTVTVNVYNATAKAGLAARAADELKKRGFVIGKIGNAPTALDKKVPGTATVVGGPAALGAMTLLGAQIAGATSTPDTRTDATVDFVIGDSYNALLDETQAAAALALATKPTASPAPGSC; encoded by the coding sequence ATGTTGACTCCCCAAGGCTTGAAGGGGAAGCAGTACCGGGTCACCGGCACCGCGTATCCGCGGCTCGGCAGGCCACCGAAGAAGCGTCGCAAGATCCTCGCGGCGATCGGCACACTGCTCGCCCTGGCACTGATCGCCCTGGGCGGCGTGCAGTTGGTGGACATCTTCAGCGGCAGGTTCAAACACGCCACCGCCCAGGCCTGCGCGTCCCCCTCCGCCGCCGTCTCCGGCAAGCCGCTGGCCGCTCCGGCCGCCGACGGCACACCGGGAGCGGCCGCCTCGCCGGCCGCTCCGGTCGATCCCAAGGCCGTCCCGCAGCCGCAGACCGTGACAGTCAACGTCTACAACGCCACCGCCAAGGCCGGCCTGGCCGCCCGCGCCGCCGACGAGCTGAAGAAGCGCGGCTTCGTCATCGGCAAGATCGGCAACGCCCCCACCGCCCTCGACAAGAAGGTCCCGGGTACCGCCACGGTGGTCGGCGGTCCCGCCGCCCTCGGTGCCATGACCCTGCTCGGCGCGCAGATCGCGGGCGCCACCAGCACCCCCGACACCCGGACGGACGCGACCGTCGACTTCGTGATCGGCGACAGCTACAACGCGCTGCTCGACGAGACCCAGGCCGCCGCCGCACTCGCACTGGCCACCAAGCCCACCGCGAGCCCCGCGCCCGGCAGCTGCTGA
- a CDS encoding helicase HerA-like domain-containing protein codes for MPTAEQPADRPAPAGDPGGSPGAALPAALREIAEGYAFTGPALDLGAALQGATAWPGAAIRIPLGVLNRHGLIAGATGTGKTKTLQLIAEQLSAQGVPVFLADVKGDVSGIAAPGVPVDRVTARAADVGQSWEARGCPAEFYALGGLGTGIPLRATVTSFGPLLLAKVLDLNETQEASLGLVFHYADKHGLELYDLKDLTAVITFLASPEGKEELKGIGGLSAATAGVVLRSLTVLDNEGAGAFFGEPEFDTAELLRTVEDGRGVVSVLELPAVQDRPRLFSTFLMWLLADLYQELPEVGDLDRPKLVFFFDEAHLLFKDASSAFLEAITRTVRLIRSKGVGIFFVTQTPKDVPADVLAQLGNRVQHALRAFTPDDAKALRATVSTFPRSSYDLGEVLTSLGTGEAVVTVLSETGAPTPVAATRLRAPQSLMGPLGAEALVAAVDASLLTARYRDVLDRESAYEKLAARAARPVQQDAREDAREDAREAPGPAPRREEPGGKDDGGLLGSLLGNPALKSFARSAGTQLGREISRSLFGTSRRRR; via the coding sequence ATGCCGACCGCAGAGCAGCCCGCCGACCGGCCGGCCCCCGCCGGGGACCCGGGCGGGTCGCCCGGCGCCGCGCTGCCGGCCGCCCTCCGGGAGATCGCCGAGGGCTACGCCTTCACCGGCCCGGCCCTCGACCTCGGCGCCGCCCTCCAGGGCGCCACGGCCTGGCCGGGGGCCGCGATCAGGATCCCGCTCGGGGTGCTCAACCGGCACGGACTGATCGCCGGGGCGACCGGCACCGGCAAGACCAAGACGCTCCAGCTGATCGCCGAACAGCTCTCGGCCCAGGGCGTCCCGGTGTTCCTCGCGGACGTCAAGGGGGACGTCTCCGGGATCGCCGCGCCCGGCGTGCCGGTCGACCGGGTCACCGCCCGCGCCGCCGACGTCGGACAGAGCTGGGAGGCGCGTGGCTGCCCCGCCGAGTTCTACGCGCTCGGCGGCCTCGGGACGGGGATCCCGCTCCGAGCCACCGTCACCAGCTTCGGTCCGCTCCTGCTGGCCAAGGTGCTCGACCTGAACGAGACCCAGGAGGCCTCGCTCGGCCTGGTCTTCCACTACGCCGACAAGCACGGCCTGGAGCTGTACGACCTCAAGGACCTCACCGCCGTCATCACCTTCCTGGCCTCGCCCGAGGGCAAGGAGGAACTGAAGGGCATCGGTGGTCTCTCGGCCGCCACCGCCGGCGTCGTCCTGCGCTCCCTCACCGTGCTGGACAACGAGGGCGCCGGGGCGTTCTTCGGCGAGCCGGAGTTCGACACCGCCGAGTTGCTGCGGACGGTGGAGGACGGCCGGGGCGTGGTCTCGGTGCTGGAGCTGCCCGCCGTGCAGGACCGGCCGCGGCTGTTCTCCACCTTCCTGATGTGGCTGCTGGCCGACCTCTACCAGGAGCTGCCCGAGGTCGGCGATCTCGACCGGCCCAAGCTGGTCTTCTTCTTCGACGAGGCGCACCTGCTCTTCAAGGACGCGTCCTCGGCGTTCCTGGAGGCGATCACCCGGACGGTCCGGCTGATCAGGTCCAAGGGCGTCGGGATCTTCTTCGTCACCCAGACCCCCAAGGACGTCCCCGCCGACGTGCTCGCCCAGCTCGGCAACCGGGTGCAGCACGCGCTGCGCGCCTTCACCCCGGACGACGCCAAGGCGCTCAGGGCAACCGTCTCGACCTTCCCGCGGTCCTCGTACGACCTGGGCGAGGTGCTGACCTCGCTCGGCACCGGCGAGGCGGTGGTGACGGTGCTCTCCGAGACGGGGGCGCCGACCCCGGTGGCGGCCACCCGGCTCCGGGCGCCGCAGTCGCTGATGGGACCGCTCGGGGCCGAGGCGCTGGTGGCGGCGGTGGACGCCTCGCTGTTGACCGCGCGCTACCGGGACGTGCTCGACCGGGAGTCGGCGTACGAGAAACTCGCGGCCCGCGCCGCCCGTCCCGTCCAGCAGGACGCCCGGGAGGATGCCCGGGAGGACGCCCGGGAGGCGCCTGGGCCGGCGCCCCGCCGGGAGGAGCCGGGCGGGAAGGACGACGGCGGGCTGCTCGGCTCGCTGCTGGGCAACCCGGCGCTGAAGTCCTTCGCCCGGTCGGCCGGCACCCAGCTCGGGCGGGAGATCTCCCGCAGCCTGTTCGGGACCTCCCGCCGCCGCCGGTAG
- a CDS encoding helix-turn-helix transcriptional regulator, with protein sequence MTDTPARLLTLLSLLQTPREWPGSELAERLEVSPRTIRRDIERLRDLGYPVRATMGSVGGYRLVAGTAMPPLLLDDEEAVAIAVGLRAAAGHAVDGIEEASVRALAKLVQVLPSRLRHRVSVLNDATVPLMRGDGPTVDPEELTLLAAAITNRERLRFGYRAVDGAESRRLVEPHRLVATGSRWYLVAFDNDRDDWRIFRVDRISRPLATGVRAPARELPAEDAAAYVAAKFSRISATHRVVATVRSPAEEVSRRFPGAEAVVPLDEHSCRLHSRAEALEWLAMRLVLMGCEFEVHEPPELTDYLRALGARATRATAGGPG encoded by the coding sequence ATGACGGACACCCCGGCACGACTGCTGACCCTGCTCTCCCTGCTGCAGACGCCGCGCGAGTGGCCGGGCAGCGAACTGGCCGAACGCCTGGAGGTCAGCCCGCGCACCATCCGGCGCGACATCGAGCGACTGCGCGACCTGGGCTATCCCGTCCGGGCGACGATGGGCTCGGTGGGCGGCTACCGCCTGGTCGCGGGCACCGCGATGCCCCCGCTGCTGCTGGACGACGAGGAGGCGGTGGCCATCGCGGTCGGCCTGCGCGCGGCCGCGGGGCACGCCGTGGACGGCATCGAGGAGGCGTCGGTCCGCGCACTCGCCAAGCTGGTCCAGGTGCTGCCCTCGCGGCTGCGGCACCGGGTGAGCGTGCTGAACGACGCCACCGTGCCGCTGATGCGCGGGGACGGCCCGACCGTCGATCCCGAGGAGCTGACCCTGCTGGCGGCCGCGATCACCAACCGGGAGCGCCTGCGCTTCGGCTACCGGGCGGTCGACGGGGCCGAGAGCAGGCGGCTGGTGGAACCGCACCGCCTGGTCGCGACCGGGAGCCGCTGGTACCTGGTGGCCTTCGACAACGACCGCGACGACTGGCGGATCTTCCGGGTGGACCGGATCTCGCGGCCGCTCGCCACCGGCGTACGGGCCCCGGCGCGCGAACTGCCCGCCGAGGACGCGGCCGCCTACGTGGCCGCGAAGTTCTCCCGGATCTCGGCCACCCACCGGGTGGTGGCGACCGTCCGGTCACCGGCGGAGGAGGTGTCGCGCCGCTTCCCCGGCGCCGAGGCGGTGGTGCCGCTCGACGAGCACAGCTGCCGGCTGCACAGCCGGGCGGAGGCGCTGGAATGGCTGGCGATGCGACTGGTGCTGATGGGTTGCGAGTTCGAGGTGCACGAGCCGCCGGAGCTGACCGACTACCTGCGCGCGCTGGGCGCCAGGGCCACCCGCGCCACGGCGGGCGGCCCCGGCTGA
- a CDS encoding type II toxin-antitoxin system VapB family antitoxin — protein MIFKRIGNGRPYPDHGRTSTRQWADVAPRPVRLDQLVTTKGQLDLETLLAEDSTFYGDLFAHVVKWHGDLYLEDGLHRAVRAALQQRQVLHARVLEME, from the coding sequence GTGATCTTCAAGCGCATCGGCAATGGGCGGCCGTACCCGGATCACGGCCGGACCAGTACCCGCCAGTGGGCGGACGTCGCCCCACGCCCGGTGCGACTGGACCAGCTGGTGACCACCAAGGGGCAGTTGGACCTCGAAACCCTGCTGGCCGAGGACTCGACCTTCTACGGGGACCTCTTCGCCCACGTGGTGAAGTGGCACGGCGACCTCTATCTGGAGGACGGGCTGCACCGCGCCGTCCGCGCCGCCCTGCAGCAGCGTCAGGTCCTGCACGCCCGGGTCCTCGAAATGGAGTGA